CACTCCTTTGCGGTGTAGAGTAGGTAGAAACCCATCCCTGCATCCAAAGGAGTGAATCATGAGAATTCTGCTGCTGACCCTCGCGATGACGCTGTGCTTCGGCCTGACCGGACTGGCGGCCGACGTCGCCTCGCCACCCACGGCCGAGGTGGCTTTCGATACTCCGCCCGCGCCGGCGACGGCCATTTCGCCCAAATACCCGGAGGCTGCCCGCAAAGAAGGGATCACCGGAATGGTGTTGGTCAAGATCAGCATCGCCGCCGACGGAAGTGTCACCCGAACCGAGATCGCACAAAGCGTTCGCAAAGACTTGGATCAGGCGGCGGTCGAAGCCCTGACGACCGCGCGCTGGACTCCCGCGCAGAAAGACGGAAAACCGGTGGCCTGCGAAGTGACCGTCCCGATTCAGTTCAAGCTGGCGGAAAAAGGCGAGAAGAAGTAGAGAACGTTTGTCCACGCACGATTGACGGGCTCG
This genomic interval from bacterium contains the following:
- a CDS encoding energy transducer TonB, translating into MRILLLTLAMTLCFGLTGLAADVASPPTAEVAFDTPPAPATAISPKYPEAARKEGITGMVLVKISIAADGSVTRTEIAQSVRKDLDQAAVEALTTARWTPAQKDGKPVACEVTVPIQFKLAEKGEKK